A section of the Saccharopolyspora gregorii genome encodes:
- a CDS encoding MSMEG_0570 family nitrogen starvation response protein yields MRFRVRWPDGAVQQCYSPSTIIEDYLEVGRTYQVTDFVERSRQALRIADERVRAKFGGFGCTAAEGQLAEINATAREHPSDGRVVVEAMHSPAGRRR; encoded by the coding sequence ATGCGGTTTCGAGTGCGTTGGCCGGACGGTGCGGTCCAGCAGTGCTACTCGCCATCCACGATCATCGAAGATTACCTCGAGGTCGGCCGTACCTACCAGGTCACCGACTTCGTCGAACGCAGCAGGCAGGCGTTGCGGATCGCCGACGAACGGGTGCGGGCGAAGTTCGGCGGCTTCGGCTGCACCGCTGCCGAAGGGCAGCTGGCCGAGATCAACGCGACCGCCCGCGAGCATCCGTCCGATGGGCGGGTCGTCGTGGAGGCGATGCACTCCCCTGCGGGGAGGCGGCGATGA
- a CDS encoding MSMEG_0569 family flavin-dependent oxidoreductase, whose protein sequence is MTPRESRYPVVVVGGGQAGLSASYCLRQRGIRHVVLEAERLGHDWRSRRWDSFCLVTPNWQCALPGFEYRGADPDGFMLRDEIVSYLESYAESFGAPVLEGVRVTRLRRSTGGSYLLDTTVGEIIAEQVVVATGAYHDPSRPAAAERIPAGIEQLHSADYRSPSALPAGDVLVVGSGQSGAQIAEDLHLAGRGVHLAVGNAPRVARFYRGRDCVAWLDEMGHYAKTIDEFAEPAQVRKRVNHYVTGRDGGRDIDLRTFAGQGMRLYGHLLDIRDGRAAFGDDLKSGLDAADQVMESIKDAIDAHIAARGIDAPTEARYTPVWEPDPATHPRELDLAEAGITTVIWSTGFRPDYRWIEVPVFDGRGHPVHRRGVTSAPGLHFLGLPWQHTWGSGRMEGVGRDARYLVERIAASRCITDVCGALTGRSPSRSAVPSPN, encoded by the coding sequence ATGACCCCGCGCGAGTCGCGCTACCCGGTCGTGGTGGTGGGCGGTGGGCAGGCGGGACTGTCGGCCAGCTACTGCTTGCGGCAGCGCGGAATCCGGCACGTCGTGCTCGAAGCCGAGCGGCTGGGCCACGACTGGCGCTCCCGTCGCTGGGATTCGTTCTGCCTCGTCACCCCCAACTGGCAGTGCGCGCTGCCGGGATTCGAGTACCGGGGAGCCGATCCGGACGGCTTCATGCTCCGTGACGAGATCGTGTCCTATTTGGAGAGCTACGCCGAATCCTTTGGCGCACCGGTGCTGGAAGGGGTGCGTGTCACGCGATTGCGACGGTCCACCGGTGGCTCGTACCTGCTGGACACGACGGTGGGAGAGATCATCGCCGAACAGGTGGTGGTCGCCACCGGCGCTTACCACGATCCGAGCAGACCGGCTGCGGCCGAACGGATCCCGGCCGGTATCGAACAGCTGCACTCGGCCGACTACCGCAGTCCCTCGGCACTCCCGGCCGGCGATGTGCTGGTCGTGGGCAGCGGTCAGTCGGGCGCACAGATCGCCGAGGACCTGCACTTGGCGGGACGCGGTGTGCACCTGGCCGTCGGCAACGCGCCCCGGGTGGCGCGGTTTTATCGGGGCCGCGACTGCGTGGCGTGGCTGGACGAGATGGGGCATTACGCCAAGACCATCGACGAGTTCGCGGAACCCGCCCAGGTGCGGAAGCGGGTGAACCACTACGTCACCGGCAGGGATGGCGGACGGGACATCGATCTGCGCACCTTCGCGGGCCAGGGCATGCGGCTGTACGGGCATCTGCTCGACATCCGCGACGGCCGGGCCGCGTTCGGTGACGACCTCAAGTCCGGATTGGACGCGGCGGACCAGGTGATGGAGTCCATCAAGGATGCCATCGACGCGCACATAGCGGCTCGCGGCATCGACGCGCCCACCGAGGCCCGGTACACGCCGGTGTGGGAGCCGGACCCGGCGACCCATCCGCGCGAGCTGGACTTGGCCGAGGCCGGGATCACGACGGTGATCTGGTCTACCGGGTTCCGCCCGGACTACCGCTGGATCGAGGTCCCCGTCTTCGACGGTCGCGGTCATCCGGTGCACCGCCGTGGCGTGACCAGCGCACCCGGGCTGCACTTCCTCGGGCTGCCCTGGCAGCACACCTGGGGCTCCGGCCGGATGGAAGGGGTCGGCAGGGATGCGCGGTACCTCGTCGAGCGGATCGCCGCGTCCCGCTGCATCACCGACGTGTGCGGTGCGCTCACCGGCAGATCACCGTCACGTTCCGCCGTCCCGTCGCCGAATTGA
- a CDS encoding amidohydrolase family protein — MSDNLVFDAHRHLGVLPAYPFYGGPAINADTTARATVDQLLSDLDAEGTERALVLPNYGVPDPDVAFAHNELVLEAAQRDDRVRAGLWVSARPEDRARTAKALALAGETGVRALKLSFLLGGSPTAPECRPLLDEIFAVAERHGLVVHVHTSPGAASDIDQVGNLVDWYADRCAVHLVHFGGGMSGHIKLAGSRFFDWVAAGKRVYTDLSWAIGFAPHWLAREIEHRGIGHDRVLFASDQPWGDFPGEYARMRSAAGDGYFGELVFRETFAALYD, encoded by the coding sequence GTGAGCGACAACCTGGTCTTCGACGCGCACCGGCATCTCGGGGTGCTGCCGGCGTATCCCTTCTACGGTGGTCCGGCCATCAACGCCGATACCACCGCCCGAGCCACGGTCGACCAGTTGCTGTCCGATCTGGACGCGGAGGGGACCGAACGAGCCCTGGTACTGCCCAACTACGGCGTGCCCGACCCTGACGTCGCCTTCGCGCACAACGAGCTGGTCCTGGAAGCCGCCCAGCGGGACGACCGGGTGCGCGCCGGGCTGTGGGTGTCCGCACGACCGGAAGATCGAGCGCGCACGGCGAAGGCGCTCGCGCTGGCCGGTGAAACCGGTGTGCGGGCGCTGAAGCTGAGCTTCCTACTCGGTGGATCACCGACGGCGCCGGAGTGCCGACCCCTGCTCGACGAGATCTTCGCGGTCGCCGAGCGCCACGGCCTGGTCGTGCACGTGCACACCTCGCCGGGCGCCGCCTCCGACATCGACCAGGTGGGCAACCTGGTCGACTGGTACGCCGATCGCTGCGCGGTGCACCTGGTGCACTTCGGAGGAGGCATGAGCGGCCACATCAAGCTGGCCGGCTCGCGCTTCTTCGACTGGGTCGCCGCCGGAAAGCGCGTGTACACCGACCTCTCCTGGGCCATCGGCTTCGCCCCGCACTGGCTCGCCCGGGAGATCGAGCACCGCGGCATCGGACACGACCGCGTGCTCTTCGCCAGCGACCAACCGTGGGGTGACTTTCCCGGCGAGTACGCCCGGATGCGGTCCGCAGCCGGTGACGGCTACTTCGGCGAGCTCGTGTTCCGCGAGACCTTCGCCGCGCTCTACGACTGA
- a CDS encoding MSMEG_0572/Sll0783 family nitrogen starvation response protein, translating into MTETVELTDVERTSRDEIPHPSLPEGSSIYGATKVFPDYEAENGETYFTLVHGIAHESSVSFVAVLQATRALRKGFESAVYFYGPGSLNCLATRGFPTTGNSAFPGEHNINDQLKTFIAEGGKVYCCRFGLSLHGAREEDLIEGVIPTHPLDVQDAIIHYARKGAIINSTYQL; encoded by the coding sequence ATGACCGAGACCGTCGAACTCACCGATGTCGAGCGCACGTCCCGCGACGAGATCCCGCACCCGTCGCTGCCGGAAGGGTCCAGCATCTACGGAGCTACCAAGGTGTTCCCCGACTACGAGGCGGAAAACGGGGAAACCTACTTCACGTTGGTGCACGGCATCGCGCACGAGTCCTCGGTGAGCTTCGTGGCCGTGCTGCAGGCGACCCGCGCGCTGCGCAAGGGATTCGAGTCGGCCGTGTACTTCTACGGGCCGGGTTCGCTGAACTGCCTGGCCACCCGCGGATTCCCGACCACGGGGAACTCCGCGTTCCCCGGGGAGCACAACATCAACGACCAGCTCAAGACCTTCATCGCCGAGGGCGGAAAGGTGTATTGCTGCCGGTTCGGCCTCTCGCTGCACGGCGCGCGGGAGGAAGACCTCATCGAAGGCGTCATCCCCACCCACCCGCTCGACGTCCAGGACGCGATCATCCACTACGCCCGGAAGGGCGCGATCATCAACTCCACCTATCAGCTCTGA
- a CDS encoding MSMEG_0568 family radical SAM protein, with translation MSVDTEQGRTSTPVDVRIMTRAELALHGVRLDAEVARPAGAGPSDDGHVLVDGAGAALPTNPASPYSVRDGRVWLGEEDVGVELAPVRRPNFYDLSTAEGVSYERIARLHGADVLATTVVQTCIRYAESDRCRFCTIEESLRGGATVAAKTPAQLAEVAEAAVRLDGVRQMVMTTGTTTGPDRGARNLVRSVRAVLAAVPGLPIQVQCEPPGELRWIGELKDAGATAIGIHVEALDERVRRRWMPGKSQVPLSEYEAAWDEAVLVFGHNRVSTYLLVGLGEDPDELIDGAAGLIERGVYPFVVPLRPMAGTLAARDGVEAPSAELLAYVTDAVAGLLRRAGMSGADQGAGCAACGACSVLRTAGG, from the coding sequence GTGAGCGTCGATACCGAACAGGGGCGGACCAGCACGCCGGTGGACGTGCGGATCATGACCCGTGCGGAGCTGGCGTTGCACGGGGTCCGGCTGGACGCCGAGGTCGCGCGTCCCGCCGGCGCAGGGCCCAGCGACGACGGCCACGTCCTCGTCGACGGCGCCGGTGCCGCGTTGCCCACCAACCCCGCCAGCCCGTACTCGGTGCGCGACGGTCGGGTCTGGCTGGGGGAGGAGGACGTCGGAGTCGAACTCGCTCCGGTGCGCAGGCCCAATTTCTACGACCTGAGCACCGCCGAAGGCGTGAGCTATGAGCGGATCGCCCGGCTGCACGGCGCTGACGTGCTCGCCACCACCGTGGTGCAAACCTGCATCCGCTACGCCGAATCCGACCGCTGCCGCTTCTGCACCATCGAGGAATCGTTGCGCGGTGGCGCCACCGTGGCGGCGAAGACTCCCGCGCAGCTGGCCGAGGTGGCCGAGGCGGCCGTTCGGCTCGACGGGGTGCGGCAGATGGTGATGACCACCGGCACCACCACGGGGCCGGACCGCGGTGCGCGAAACCTGGTGCGCTCTGTCCGCGCGGTGCTCGCGGCGGTGCCCGGTCTACCGATTCAGGTGCAGTGCGAACCACCCGGTGAACTCCGCTGGATCGGTGAGCTCAAGGACGCCGGGGCCACCGCGATCGGCATTCACGTCGAAGCCCTCGACGAGCGGGTGCGGCGTCGGTGGATGCCCGGGAAGTCGCAGGTTCCGCTGAGCGAGTACGAAGCGGCGTGGGACGAGGCCGTGCTCGTCTTCGGCCACAACCGGGTGTCCACCTATCTGCTGGTCGGCCTCGGGGAGGACCCCGACGAGCTGATCGACGGCGCCGCCGGGCTCATCGAGCGGGGCGTGTACCCGTTCGTCGTCCCCTTGCGGCCGATGGCGGGCACACTGGCCGCCCGTGACGGCGTTGAGGCGCCCAGCGCCGAGTTGCTGGCATACGTGACGGACGCGGTGGCCGGGCTGCTCAGGAGGGCCGGAATGTCGGGTGCGGATCAGGGCGCGGGGTGCGCGGCCTGCGGTGCCTGCTCGGTGCTGAGGACGGCGGGAGGATGA
- a CDS encoding MSMEG_0567/sll0787 family protein: MSVIAYEELLPPGGPPMPDVLSLLGDRATLSGQPPFRIEAADAGALAAYRRLRHQVFVREQGLFAGTDRDDRDDDSRTVVLVARSGDGGVLGGVRLGPATDGPDIGWWYGGRLVVDGAVRGTRGVGPALVRAACAHAEAAGALRFDATVQVCNEPLFARLGWDRVREVDVAGVPHTLMRWPVRRVHDLVEATKAPLGPLLDAATGPPGAFGGAGFVGDDGAPVPGSDLVAACDAIVPAMVERDPEWAGWCAVLANVNDLAAMGAEPVGLLDAIGARNTAHAGRLVAGLRRAADAYGGIPLLGGHTQLGVPGSLSVTALGRTAHPVPGGGGRAGHEVRLTADLGGGWRHGYRGRQWDSTSHRRTPELRAMLGAVAAARPAAAKDVSMAGVVGTLGMLAEASGCAAVLDVARVPRPAGATVGDWLTCFPGFAVLTTDDAGSDPLPAGPATGATCGELVRGGGVGLRWPDGEITAAITTTVTGMGDA; the protein is encoded by the coding sequence ATGAGTGTGATCGCCTACGAAGAGCTGCTTCCGCCCGGAGGCCCGCCGATGCCGGACGTCCTGTCGCTGCTCGGTGACCGCGCGACCCTGTCCGGGCAGCCACCGTTTCGAATCGAAGCGGCCGACGCCGGGGCCCTCGCCGCGTACCGACGCCTGCGGCACCAGGTGTTCGTGCGGGAACAGGGCCTCTTCGCCGGAACCGACCGGGATGATCGGGACGATGATTCGCGGACGGTCGTCCTGGTGGCCCGCTCCGGCGATGGTGGAGTGCTCGGGGGAGTCCGGCTCGGTCCGGCGACCGACGGCCCTGATATCGGTTGGTGGTACGGCGGAAGACTGGTCGTCGATGGTGCGGTGCGCGGAACGCGCGGAGTGGGTCCGGCGCTGGTGCGCGCCGCCTGCGCGCACGCCGAGGCCGCCGGTGCGCTGCGGTTCGACGCGACGGTGCAAGTGTGCAACGAGCCCCTGTTCGCACGACTGGGCTGGGACCGGGTTCGCGAGGTCGACGTGGCCGGTGTGCCGCACACGTTGATGCGCTGGCCCGTGCGTCGCGTGCACGATCTCGTGGAGGCGACCAAAGCTCCGCTGGGGCCGCTGCTGGACGCGGCCACCGGACCTCCTGGTGCATTCGGCGGCGCCGGATTCGTGGGTGACGACGGAGCCCCGGTCCCGGGCAGTGACCTGGTGGCGGCGTGTGACGCGATCGTCCCGGCGATGGTCGAGCGCGACCCGGAGTGGGCCGGTTGGTGCGCGGTACTGGCCAACGTCAACGACCTCGCCGCGATGGGAGCGGAACCGGTCGGGCTGCTCGACGCGATCGGTGCCAGGAACACCGCGCACGCCGGACGCCTGGTCGCCGGGCTGCGGCGTGCTGCGGACGCCTACGGCGGGATTCCGCTGCTCGGCGGGCACACGCAGCTCGGCGTGCCCGGCTCGTTGTCCGTCACCGCGCTCGGGCGCACCGCCCATCCCGTCCCGGGCGGCGGTGGCCGCGCGGGACACGAGGTCCGGCTGACCGCGGATCTCGGCGGTGGCTGGCGCCACGGCTACCGAGGTCGGCAGTGGGATTCCACCAGTCACCGGCGCACGCCAGAACTGCGCGCCATGCTCGGCGCGGTGGCCGCCGCGAGACCGGCGGCGGCCAAGGACGTCTCGATGGCCGGGGTCGTGGGCACCCTGGGCATGCTCGCTGAAGCCAGCGGGTGTGCGGCGGTACTCGACGTCGCCCGCGTGCCGCGCCCCGCCGGAGCGACGGTGGGCGACTGGCTGACGTGCTTCCCCGGCTTCGCGGTCCTCACCACCGATGACGCGGGGAGCGACCCGCTGCCGGCGGGACCCGCCACCGGTGCCACGTGCGGAGAACTGGTGCGGGGCGGGGGCGTCGGGTTGCGGTGGCCCGACGGCGAGATCACAGCAGCGATCACCACGACGGTGACTGGAATGGGGGATGCATGA
- a CDS encoding carbon-nitrogen hydrolase family protein has protein sequence MSTLRLAAVAAEFGRDLEQDFLIVEKLVERARSAGVQLLALPEACLGGYLLGLDGSAADDPGPPALELDGPEVRRLAALAGNMTVVAGYCERAGDRKFNSAVCVSGDGVLGNHRKVHQPLSENASYDSGDSFHAFDTPAGRLGMLICYDKAFPEAARALALDGAEIGVCVSAWPGSRTNAAADLAQDRWKRRFDLFDRARALENQVLWLSANQAGTFGSLRFVGSAKVVDPGGEVLADTGVQGGVAVADVDVDRALEAARRHMGHLRDRRPDAYLAGAGLS, from the coding sequence ATGAGCACGTTGCGCCTTGCCGCCGTCGCCGCCGAATTCGGCCGCGACCTGGAACAGGACTTCCTGATCGTCGAGAAGCTCGTCGAGCGGGCTCGGTCCGCGGGTGTCCAGCTGCTGGCCCTGCCGGAGGCATGTCTCGGCGGTTACCTGCTCGGTCTCGACGGCTCCGCCGCCGACGACCCGGGACCTCCCGCGCTGGAGCTGGACGGGCCCGAAGTGCGGCGGCTGGCCGCTCTCGCCGGGAACATGACCGTCGTAGCCGGATACTGCGAGCGGGCTGGGGACCGGAAGTTCAACAGCGCGGTCTGCGTCAGCGGCGACGGCGTGCTCGGCAACCACCGCAAGGTGCATCAGCCGCTGAGCGAGAACGCCAGCTACGACTCCGGCGACTCCTTCCACGCCTTCGACACGCCCGCCGGACGGCTGGGCATGCTGATCTGCTACGACAAGGCGTTCCCCGAAGCGGCTCGCGCGTTGGCTCTCGACGGTGCGGAGATCGGGGTCTGCGTGTCCGCTTGGCCGGGGTCGCGAACCAACGCCGCGGCGGATCTCGCGCAGGACCGGTGGAAGCGCCGCTTCGACCTGTTCGACCGGGCCAGGGCTTTGGAGAACCAGGTGCTGTGGCTTTCGGCGAACCAGGCGGGAACCTTCGGTTCGCTGCGCTTCGTCGGCAGCGCCAAGGTCGTCGATCCTGGAGGCGAGGTGCTCGCCGACACCGGAGTCCAAGGAGGGGTCGCGGTCGCTGACGTCGACGTCGACCGCGCGCTCGAAGCGGCGCGCAGGCACATGGGACACCTCCGCGACCGGCGGCCCGATGCCTACCTGGCTGGCGCGGGCCTGTCATGA
- a CDS encoding carbon-nitrogen hydrolase family protein, translating to MSLVRIGAAAAHFGRDLEFDLARIAKLIDDARLAGAGLLVLPDAALGGYLAELRHPGADALPPALAPDSPMIRRVASLAADMVVCVGYCEDGGDVRYNAAVCVNGDGVLGRHRKVHLPAGETQVYSPGESFAACDTPIGRVGMLIDYDKTFPEAARSLALDGAEVLACLSAWPTSITNRAPRMAQDRQAKLFDLYDQTRAAENQVVLASSNQTGTTGAMRFLGQAKVVGPGGDVLARTWSKAGLAIAEVDVAAEIERARRVLHHLGELRPSSYRGGGR from the coding sequence ATGAGCCTGGTCCGCATCGGCGCTGCGGCAGCGCATTTCGGACGTGACCTCGAATTCGACCTGGCTCGCATCGCCAAGCTGATCGACGATGCTCGTCTGGCCGGTGCCGGGTTGCTGGTCCTGCCCGACGCCGCCCTCGGCGGCTACCTCGCGGAGCTGCGTCACCCCGGCGCGGACGCGCTGCCGCCCGCGCTCGCTCCCGACTCGCCGATGATCCGGCGAGTCGCCTCGCTGGCTGCCGACATGGTCGTCTGCGTCGGCTACTGCGAGGACGGCGGCGACGTGCGCTACAACGCCGCGGTGTGCGTCAACGGGGACGGTGTGCTCGGCAGGCACCGCAAGGTGCACCTGCCCGCTGGTGAGACGCAGGTCTACTCGCCGGGCGAGTCCTTCGCGGCATGTGACACCCCGATCGGCAGGGTGGGCATGCTCATCGACTACGACAAGACCTTTCCCGAAGCCGCGCGGTCGTTGGCGCTGGATGGTGCGGAGGTGCTGGCCTGTCTATCGGCTTGGCCGACCAGCATCACCAATCGCGCACCGCGAATGGCCCAGGACCGGCAGGCCAAGCTCTTCGACCTCTACGACCAGACGCGCGCGGCGGAGAACCAGGTCGTGCTCGCTTCGTCCAACCAGACGGGGACCACGGGTGCTATGCGGTTCTTGGGCCAGGCGAAGGTCGTCGGACCCGGCGGGGACGTCCTGGCCCGCACCTGGTCCAAAGCAGGGCTAGCCATCGCCGAGGTCGATGTGGCGGCTGAAATCGAACGTGCCCGGCGAGTGCTGCACCACTTGGGCGAGCTGCGGCCGTCGTCCTACCGCGGGGGTGGCAGATGA
- a CDS encoding MSMEG_0565 family glycosyltransferase: MKIALVSYSTKPRGGVVHTLALAEALAAAGEDVAVWTLGRGGDTGFFRPVHDAVEVRIVPFPDRPGGETVGERVLRSIEALGAAFTPDEYDVVHAQDCISANAVGDCVRTVHHIDHFSTPELAACHERAIITPHSHVCVSHSVADELSAGWGVEAEVIPNGVAYERFAYTTEQERRYWTDRLGRYVLTVGGIEPRKGSLDLLEAYVLLRERQPDVALVIAGGETLFDYRDYRRRWEDRAVELGVEPVVLGPVAEHELPGLVAAASAFAFPSTKEGFGLAAMEALAAGTPLVVRELPVLKEVFGAAARFADGAESFAAELAAALADDDLDRREAGRTLAAAHTWQTAAERHIAFYRSLRRGRS, encoded by the coding sequence ATGAAGATCGCGTTGGTGAGCTACTCGACCAAACCGCGTGGCGGTGTGGTGCACACGCTGGCACTGGCCGAAGCGCTGGCGGCAGCAGGCGAGGATGTGGCGGTCTGGACTCTGGGACGCGGCGGTGACACCGGATTCTTCCGGCCGGTCCACGACGCCGTCGAGGTGCGGATCGTTCCGTTTCCCGACCGGCCGGGCGGCGAAACGGTGGGCGAGCGGGTGTTGCGCTCGATCGAGGCGCTCGGTGCGGCGTTCACCCCGGACGAGTACGACGTGGTGCACGCCCAGGACTGCATCAGCGCCAACGCGGTCGGCGACTGCGTGCGCACGGTGCACCACATCGACCACTTCAGCACACCGGAGCTGGCAGCCTGCCACGAGCGCGCCATCATCACCCCGCACTCACACGTCTGCGTCTCGCACTCGGTCGCCGACGAGCTGAGTGCGGGATGGGGCGTTGAAGCCGAGGTAATCCCGAACGGGGTCGCCTACGAGCGGTTCGCCTATACCACCGAACAGGAACGGCGGTACTGGACCGACAGGCTGGGCCGCTACGTGCTCACCGTCGGCGGAATCGAGCCGCGCAAGGGATCGCTGGATCTGTTGGAGGCATACGTGCTGCTGCGCGAGCGGCAACCCGATGTCGCACTGGTCATCGCAGGCGGCGAAACCCTCTTCGACTACCGCGACTACCGGCGGCGCTGGGAGGACCGCGCGGTGGAGCTCGGCGTCGAACCGGTGGTGCTGGGACCAGTCGCCGAGCACGAACTTCCCGGCTTGGTCGCCGCCGCGAGCGCCTTCGCGTTCCCGTCCACCAAGGAGGGATTCGGATTGGCCGCGATGGAAGCGTTGGCGGCCGGAACTCCATTGGTAGTGCGAGAGCTCCCGGTGCTGAAGGAGGTTTTCGGTGCCGCGGCCCGTTTCGCCGACGGGGCGGAGTCCTTCGCGGCCGAGCTCGCGGCCGCGCTGGCCGATGACGACCTGGATCGCCGGGAGGCCGGGCGAACGCTGGCCGCCGCGCACACGTGGCAGACAGCGGCCGAGCGCCACATCGCGTTCTACCGCTCCCTCAGGCGGGGCCGTTCCTGA
- a CDS encoding class I SAM-dependent methyltransferase → MTEDYLTDWNADGVAERFAEFDTALWWRLGYRALPQLLAPDRFDGERQTLLDLGCGDGTVTSWIAQHTASAVVGVDRSSVMIRAARRGADPAGHTRFIHRPADRTGLPTDSIDAAWAAFLAVCLPDMAALRAVVAELARVVRPGGAWCCSTAIPTPREWISETWYRAN, encoded by the coding sequence ATGACCGAGGACTACTTGACCGATTGGAACGCCGATGGGGTGGCGGAGCGCTTCGCGGAGTTCGACACCGCGCTGTGGTGGCGGCTTGGTTATCGCGCCCTGCCGCAGTTGCTCGCACCTGACCGGTTCGACGGAGAGCGCCAGACTTTACTGGACCTGGGGTGCGGGGACGGGACGGTCACGTCATGGATCGCGCAGCACACCGCCAGCGCCGTGGTCGGCGTGGATCGATCGTCGGTGATGATTCGCGCGGCTCGGCGCGGTGCGGACCCGGCGGGACACACCAGGTTCATCCACAGGCCGGCAGACCGCACCGGTCTCCCCACCGACTCCATCGATGCGGCGTGGGCCGCTTTCCTGGCGGTGTGCTTGCCGGACATGGCAGCACTGCGGGCAGTGGTCGCCGAACTCGCACGCGTAGTACGGCCCGGGGGCGCGTGGTGCTGCTCGACAGCCATCCCGACACCACGGGAGTGGATTTCGGAGACCTGGTACAGGGCGAACTAG